In Allorhizobium pseudoryzae, the genomic window TTTGCCTGAGTTGAAGAAAAGATGCGACAATGGCGTAGCTGTCGAGACGATTGATGCCGAGCGGAGAATAATTCGACTCAGCAATATGGCGATCGTCAAGCTGGCAGACGGCAGTGACGGAATGGCTATGCTCTTCTGTCTCGGAGACAGGGAGAAGGCTGATACTGGCGTGACAAATGTTCACACAGGGAAGGTGAGGATCTTCGAGAAAGACAATGATGAAGTGGGCGGGCTATCGGTGCACGTAGTTGCTAGAATGACCCCCGCAACGCCAGGCAGCTTTTTCTACCGTATGGTGATGGAAGATGTCCCGGGTTTCGGGAGAACATTGATCCAGAACTTTCTTCGGTCGCAGTTCCGGGTCATTTGCGACGAATTGAGCTTCACCTTCAAGCGTAACGAAAAAAGCGAGGTAAAAACTCGCCCGATGGTCGAGCTAGTCGGTCACGCATCCGAAAAGCTGAAAAATTCGATCGCAGAAGGACGCCTACTTCACGTTGAACTGATCGATTATGTTGAACAGGACTTTGGGTTCGACGAGGCGAAGTTCATCAAGCAGGCACGCAAAAATCTGAACCTCTCCATCTCAAAGAAACTCCCCGAAGGCGATCAACTTAGCATGGTCGAGAAAATCAAGGTATGGGCAAAGGGAGCCGGATATGAGAGCATGAGGGTCCGGTGGAAGGATCCCGAGAGCACAAAGCCCCAGAGCGCCAAGCTAGATACTGCCAAGCAGGACGCTGGTGAAGCGTTTTTTATCCGTACGGCTGAGGTCAAATTCACAACACCGTTGCCTGATATATGCGAAACAATGAGTGGGGAACTGGTGACCGAAATGAAGAAGCTTCTGGTTTGATATGTGGCGATTATTCGTCCCATTGAAGTATCTGCGAATTAGCCATCCGGAAAAAATCAAGTTTGACCTGGTTTTTCCGGTGGTTTTTGCGTGCTTCTTTTTCCTGCCTGTCTTCTCCTCGCAGTTTCGGGAAGATGCCCTCAAAGGCATAGACGTATTGGGGCGTTCAAGCGACCTTCTCAGCATACTCACTGGTTTCTTTGTTGCATCGCTTGCTGCTGTGGCAACTTTTGGCGGCGACGAAATGAATCAGCCAATGCCTGGTTCGAGCCCGATGTTGCTAAAACACAGCGGTAGCGCACCGCCAGAAGAGTTAACCCGTCGAAGATTTCTTTGCTTCCTATTTGGATACTTGGCCTTCACCTCCCTCGGTATATACCTCGGGGGATTTGCGTATTTTGCCGTTCAAGCATACATCTTGGAAAAATACTGGCCGGATTCAGTAATTTATTCCTTTGTCGTATTCTGGGGTTTGTACGGGCTGGCTCTCGGCAACCTACTCTCGAATACCCTACTGGGGCTGTTCTATCTGACTGATCGAATTCATCGCCCCAACCACATTGTACGATGGAAGGTCAACAGACCTGAAGATGATGGGAAAACCCCATCCAAAGTAGCTTGACTTCTGTTTGCAGATTTTGGCCGGCCTGCACCTATAGCGAATTCCAGACTGCCATTTCGACCGTCTAGTCTGCCCTCAGGCTGCCATACGAATTGCAAACCGTCTGGAACGACGCTTGCGCCCATCAACTGCCCCCATTGATGAATGTTTGTTCGGCAACCGACACAAGGGCAGACGTTGATAATGCGGCCCAACGACCTGTTGGCAGTATCTCTGGGTCTCATCCGCAAACACCAAACCGCCGGAGCCGATAAACAAGCTCCGGCGGTTCGCCTGGCGCGGGACTCCTCCATACAGGAGCCGCCATCTCGCTGCACTCAGCGAGAAGCTAGAACCACGAACGGCGAGCGCGTTGAACCGCCGTTGAATGGGGTGACAGGGCTTGCAAAGGCCGGCTGTCCATCAACCCGCAGCACAAAGCGCCAGATCAGCTCATCATTGAGGAATCTGACATGAGCGGACAATGCCGGCGTGGTGCCGCCATCGACGATGATGTACTGACCGAGGTCTGCAAGGACGATGTCGCCCTTGGAACCGAGAACAGGGCACTGCTCAACCGCAATCACTGGACGCCCCTTCAAGAGGGGATATTGATTGCCCTCCGACGATCCGGCAGGCATGTAGAGCGACGAGGCAGACGGAGACGGAGATCCGGAAGCGCCGACGACGTTGGTCAACTGCTCAAGCTGCTGCTCCGCATCCTCGTTGACCAGCCATACAGCTCGCTTCCTCGATGGTGCAGGAAGTCGCGACCACATGTTGCGAACGTTTTCGGCGATGATGGTTCCCGACGCCTGCCCCGTTTCCTTGTCGACCACGATTGTCGCGGGTGCATTGACGATGCCGAGCATCTGGCCTGTACCGTTGCCTGAGAGAACCGAGAGATCGAGCTTGAACGAAGCTTCCGCAGCGAACCCGCGACGGATATGCGTCTCCAGCATCGGAACATCCTGCATCAGCTCGGTTGTTCCACGCACCAGGCAGATCAGCTTCTTGCTGGAGAAGTCGATATGCCGGAAGCGCGGTAGCGATGCGCTGACTTCTTCAGCTTCAGCCGCCCAGTACGATTGCAGCCCGCCCCAGCGAGAGCCATCAGCTCGCGACGTTTCATCGACCGCCGGCATCTTGATGTCAGCGAGAGGAGCGGATGTCATCCGGCGATCGCAGCGCGCCGCGATCTCGCTTTCCTCGTAGAGACTGCCGATCAGCTCATTGACAAAGTTCTGCTGGACAAGAAACCCGCCGAAGGCTGCGTCACCTTCATTCAACCCTGTCGGCGCCCGGACAAGGCGCGGATCGGTGTTTTCCGGGCGCAGGACAGCGTTGCGGATTGCAACGAGCTGACTGCCAAGGGTCGGAAACCTGACCCCACCACCGATAGCAGGATCCGCGATAGCCGACGGGTAGACCGCCGGAGCGCCGGCCGCGCGCCGCACGGCGGCGAGTGTGTCTCGGGACATGAGTGTATCCTTTTGATCGAGCGCTTTCTCAGCCCAACTCCGCATTGGCGCCGTGTCGATACCGCAGCTTCGTGCCGACGCCAGTGCAGTCGGTAGTGAGGGAACCGGAACCTGCGAGATTTCAAGAAGATCAACTTGCTCGAAATCGACGCCTCCGGGCCGTGAACGGTCATTTGCCAACCGCCATTTGAGCGGGTTCCAACTGACCGAGGTCGCATTCAGGAAGCCTTCCTTGACCATCCGGAATACGGTTTCCGCCATCGGGTTCATGTCCGCAGTGGCATATTCAACAGTTCCGGACAGCACACCGCCGATTTCTCCAAGCTCGACCACTCGCCCAATGGGGAGTTGCTTCGAATCGTGAGCCCAAAGAAAAACCGGATTACGCAAAAAGTTCGCGAATTCCCATGCGCCGGACAGGATGCGGTGACTGTCACGAGCGACCGTATCGTCGGAAAACCGGTAACGGATCAAACGACCATTGTCGTTTGCCATTGCGACAACACCTGCTGACCGCAGGCAAGCGCCGGAAGGCAAACG contains:
- a CDS encoding phage major capsid protein, with protein sequence MANDNGRLIRYRFSDDTVARDSHRILSGAWEFANFLRNPVFLWAHDSKQLPIGRVVELGEIGGVLSGTVEYATADMNPMAETVFRMVKEGFLNATSVSWNPLKWRLANDRSRPGGVDFEQVDLLEISQVPVPSLPTALASARSCGIDTAPMRSWAEKALDQKDTLMSRDTLAAVRRAAGAPAVYPSAIADPAIGGGVRFPTLGSQLVAIRNAVLRPENTDPRLVRAPTGLNEGDAAFGGFLVQQNFVNELIGSLYEESEIAARCDRRMTSAPLADIKMPAVDETSRADGSRWGGLQSYWAAEAEEVSASLPRFRHIDFSSKKLICLVRGTTELMQDVPMLETHIRRGFAAEASFKLDLSVLSGNGTGQMLGIVNAPATIVVDKETGQASGTIIAENVRNMWSRLPAPSRKRAVWLVNEDAEQQLEQLTNVVGASGSPSPSASSLYMPAGSSEGNQYPLLKGRPVIAVEQCPVLGSKGDIVLADLGQYIIVDGGTTPALSAHVRFLNDELIWRFVLRVDGQPAFASPVTPFNGGSTRSPFVVLASR